From Nicotiana tabacum cultivar K326 chromosome 22, ASM71507v2, whole genome shotgun sequence, one genomic window encodes:
- the LOC107795388 gene encoding chaperone protein dnaJ GFA2, mitochondrial, translating to MVSSNALRIAHRIARCTFSSGSLLKGGCRGYNTAVYNQTRGLFYLNSNNGGSERRDWLRPGLFKANFGAVRSIHGTATSMKDFYEVLGVNRNATASEIKKAYYGLAKRLHPDMNKDDPDAEKKFQEVQKAYEVLKDEKAREQYDQLGHDAFNSMNNGGGGGAGFDPFGGFRSPFEDMFRNADIFGNIFNRDMGGEDVKVPIEISFMEAVQGCTKTITFQTDLPCTACGGTGVPPGTRPETCKRCKGSGVSISQTGPFTLQTTCPTCKGTGKIVSSFCMSCKGNRVLRGPKTVKVDIMPGVDTDETLKVYGSGGADPEGNRPGDLYVVIKVREDPVFRREGSDIHVDAVLSITQAILGGTIQVPTLTGDVVVKVRAGTQPGQKVVLKKKGIKGRNSFSFGDQFVHFNVSIPTNLTPRQRQLIEEFAKEEQGEYDKGAAAGASR from the exons ATGGTCAGCTCTAATGCTCTTCGTATTGCTCACCGGATTGCTCGCTGCACCTTTTCTTCTGGATCTTTATTAAAGGGAGGTTGTAGGGGATATAATACAGCAGTGTACAATCAAACAAGGGGCTTGTTTTATTTAAATTCTAATAATG GGGGCAGTGAAAGGAGGGATTGGTTAAGACCTGGATTATTCAAAGCCAATTTTGGTGCCGTAAGATCAATTCATGGAACAG CCACGAGTATGAAAGATTTTTATGAGGTGCTTGGCGTCAATCGGAATGCAACTGCATCTGAAATCAAGAAAGCTTATTATGGG CTTGCAAAGCGACTGCATCCAGATATGAACAAAGATGATCCAGATGCTGAAAAAAAGTTTCAGGAAGTTCAAAAGGCTTATGAG GTTCTGAAGGATGAGAAAGCACGTGAACAATATGATCAG CTTGGGCATGATGCATTTAATAGTATGAACAATGGTGGAGGTGGAGGTGCTGGGTTTGATCCGTTTGGTGGCTTCAGAAGTCCATTTGAAGACATGTTTAGAAATGCTGAT ATTTTTGGCAACATATTTAACAGAGACATGGGTGGAGAGGATGTCAAG GTTCCCATTGAAATATCCTTCATGGAAGCTGTTCAGGGGTGCACTAAGACTATAACATTCCAAACAGATTTGCCTTGCACTGCTTGTG GTGGAACTGGTGTGCCTCCTGGCACTAGACCTGAAACTTGTAAGCGCTGCAAAGGTTCAGGTGTG TCGATCTCGCAAACTGGTCCTTTCACGTTGCAGACTACTTGTCCTACATGCAAAGGAACAGGGAAAATCGTATCG AGTTTCTGCATGTCTTGCAAGGGAAATCGGGTACTACGAGGACCAAAGACAGTGAAAGTGGATATCATGCCTG GAGTAGACACTGACGAGACACTCAAGGTGTATGGAAGTGGTGGAGCAGATCCTGAAGGCAATCGGCCTGGAGATCTTTACGTTGTTATTAAG GTCAGAGAAGACCCTGTTTTCCGGAGAGAAGGCTCTGATATTCATGTAGATGCTGTTTTGAGTATCACCCAG GCAATCTTGGGAGGAACAATCCAAGTCCCAACTCTGACTGGAGATGTTGTTGTTAAG GTTCGTGCTGGCACTCAACCTGGCCAAAAGGTTGTCCTCAAAAAGAAAG GAATAAAAGGACGGAATTCCTTCTCATTTGGGGATCAATTTGTCCACTTCAATGTCAGCATTCCCAC AAACTTGACACCAAGACAGCGCCAATTGATTGAAGAGTTTGCCAAGGAGGAGCAAGGGGAATACGATAAAGGGGCTGCAGCAGGAGCCTCTAGGTGA
- the LOC107795389 gene encoding clustered mitochondria protein-like isoform X1 produces the protein MAGKSNKGKNRKAVQNLTTASSSEQAAPSDAPVNDTATHAEANGTTGVTPPTDTKTEATESGNGTSGHEAKQGERGDIHLYPVTVKTQGGDKLELQLSPGDSVMDVRQFLLDAPETCFVTCYDLLLHIKDGSVHHLEDYNEISEVADITTGDCFLEMVPALYDDRSIRAHVHRTRELLSLSTLHSSLSTSLALQHEMGSNNEKSGEPMKADVPELENLGFVEDVSGSVSSLLAAPSKETKCVESIVFSSFNPPPSYRRLSGDLIYLDVVTLEGNKYCVTGTTKTFYVNSSTANVLDPRSNKTGSEATTLIGLFQKISSRFKKAFREILERKASAHPFENVQSMLPPNSWLGSYPIPDHKRDAARAENALTLSFGSELIGMQRDWNEELQSCREFPHTNPQERILRDRALYKVSSDFVDAAISGAIGVINRCIPPINPTDPECFHMYVHNNIFFSFAVDADLEQLPRKQGADSKVEGTGLLHCLSEKTSNNLSQGASEVSNGDEHGDSVVEAVNINLDCPPGVPGETQLAESEQATYASANNDLKGTKSYQEADVPGLYNLAMAIIDYRGHRVVAQSVLPGILQGDKSDSLLYGSVDNGKKICWSDEFHSKVLEAAKRLHLKEHTVLDGSGNEFKLAAPVECKGIVGSDDRHYLLDLMRVTPRDANYSGPGSRFCILRPELITAFCQAEVAERSKSKCESEGEVPVASDSSTVNNTEELQTTDGVAPAEVDSNKGEKSVKDAGNNCCSHSGRTDTEDILFNPNVFTDFKLAGSEEEIVADQELVKKVSLYLKDTVLPKFIQDLCTLEVSPMDGQTLTEALHAHGINLRYLGKVAEGTRNLPHLWDLCSNEIVVRCAKHILKDVLRDAEDHDLANTISHFCNCLLGNIQTVSNKGGSNSALSKNQKKDHISNQQKSSKQGKRKNVVSAKKKLSSYLNITSDSLWSDIQEFAKLKYQFELPEDAKMLVKKIPVVRNLCQKVGATVAARKYDLVSAAPFQASDIMNLQPVVKHSIPVSSEAKDLVETGKAQLAEGLLSEAYTLFSEAFTILQQVTGPMHREVANCCRYLAMVLYHAGDMAGAIMQQHKELIINERCLGLDHPDTAHSYGNMALFYHGLNQTELALRHMSRALLLLGLSSGPDHPDVAATFINVAMMYQDIGKMDTALRYLQEALKKNERLLGEEHIQTAVCYHALAIAFNCMGAFKLSHQHEKKTYDILAKQLGEEDSRTRDSQNWMKTFKMREIQMNAQKQKGQSLNVASAQKAYDILKAHPSLLHAFQAAAGGAGVGGINQSLSSAVLGDGLPRGRGVDERAARAAAEVRKKAAARGLLVRPSGVPAATLPPLTQLLNVINSGAAPDAAKSNETNEEKKEANGNSSDGPGGDAQADHSKTPGQDQTPVGLGTGLAGLDAKKQKSKGKSAS, from the exons ATGGCCGGGAAATCAAACAAAGGGAAGAATAGGAAGGCAGTTCAAAATCTGACCACTGCCAGTTCGTCAGAGCAAGCAGCACCTTCTGATGCTCCGGTGAATGATACTGCAACGCATGCGGAGGCTAATGGAACAACAGGTGTGACTCCACCAACTGATACAAAGACGGAGGCAACAGAGTCTGGAAATGGGACCTCTGGACACGAGGCAAAGCAAGGTGAACGTG GTGACATCCATCTCTATCCTGTTACTGTTAAAACCCAAGGAGGGGATAAGCTAGAGCTACAA TTGAGTCCTGGGGATTCTGTTATGGATGTGCGGCAGTTTCTTCTTGATGCTCCAGAGACATGCTTCGTTACATGCTATGATCTATTGCTGCATATAAAGGATGGTTCTGTTCATCATCTGGAAGATTATAATGAAATCTCCGAAGTAGCTGATATCACCACAGGAGACTGCTTCCTGGAGATGGTGCCAG CACTGTACGATGATCGATCCATAAGAGCTCATGTTCACCGTACTCGAGAATTGCTCTCTCTTTCCACATTGCATTCCTCACTATCAACATCACTTGCACTGCAGCATGAAATGGGAAGTAACAACGAGAAATCTGGAG AGCCTATGAAAGCTGATGTACCTGAACTTGAAAACTTGGGTTTTGTGGAGGATGTTTCTGGTTCAGTCTCTAGCTTGTTGGCAGCACCTTCAAAGGAAACTAAATGTGTTGAGAGCATTGTGTTCTCTTCGTTTAATCCTCCTCCTAGCTACAGAAg GCTTTCTGGAGACTTGATTTATTTGGATGTAGTAACACTAGAAGGAAATAAGTATTGTGTTACTGGAACAACCAAAACATTTTATGTTAATTCCAGCACTGCGAATGTTCTTGATCCAAGGTCTAATAAAACTGGTTCAGAAGCAACTACTCTTATTGGGCTCTTTCAAAAGATTAGCTCCAGATTTAAGAAAG CTTTTCGTGAAATATTGGAGCGGAAGGCTTCTGCACATCCTTTTGAGAATGTTCAATCTATGCTACCACCAAATTCGTGGCTTGGGTCATATCCTATCCCTG ATCACAAACGTGATGCAGCACGGGCAGAGAATGCACTTACACTTTCTTTTGGAAGTGAGCTGATTGGCATGCAAAGGGATTGGAATGAAGAGTTACAATCTTGTCGGGAATTCCCCCATACAAACCcccaggaaag GATACTGCGAGATAGGGCCCTGTACAAAGTCAGTTCGGACTTTGTAGATGCTGCAATTAGTGGTGCTATTGGAGTTATCAACAGGTGTATTCCCCCAATTAATCCAACTGATCCAGAGTGCTTTCATAT GTACGTTCACAATAATATATTCTTCAGCTTTGCTGTTGATGCGGATCTCGAGCAACTGCCCCGAAAGCAGGGAGCTGATTCTAAAGTTGAGGGCACAGGCTTATTACATTGTTTGTCGGAGAAGACCTCCAACAATTTGTCACAGGGCGCCTCTGAAGTCTCTAATGGAGATGAGCATGGCGACTCAGTTGTAGAAGCTGTAAACATCAACTTGGATTGTCCTCCTGGAGTGCCTGGTGAAACTCAGTTGGCAGAAAGTGAGCAAGCCACTTATGCAAGTGCAAATAATGACTTGAAAGGCACAAAATCATATCAGGAAGCTGATGTCCCTGGATTATACAACCTTGCTATGGCGATAATTGATTATAGAGGTCATAGAGTGGTGGCTCAG AGTGTTTTACCTGGTATCCTTCAAGGTGACAAATCAGATTCCCTCTTATACGGGTCTGTTGATAATGGCAAGAAAATCTGCTGGAGTGACGAGTTCCATTCCAAG GTGCTAGAAGCTGCAAAACGTCTGCACTTGAAGGAACACACTGTCCTTGATGGATCTGGAAATGAATTCAAATTAGCCGCACCAGTGGAATGCAAGGGCATTGTTGGTAGCGATGACAG GCATTATCTGTTGGACTTGATGAGAGTCACTCCTCGTGATGCAAATTATAGTGGTCCAGGTTCCAGATTTTGTATTTTGCGACCTGAATTGATAACTGCGTTTTGCCAA GCTGAAGTTGCTGAGAGGTCAAAATCGAAGTGCGAGTCAGAGGGGGAGGTACCAGTGGCCTCTGATTCTTCAACAGTAAATAACACTGAAGAATTACAAACAACCGATGGTGTTGCCCCAGCTGAAGTCGACAGCAATAAG GGAGAAAAAAGTGTGAAGGATGCTGGTAACAATTGCTGTTCTCACTCGGGAAGAACGGATACTGAGGATATACTTTTCAATCCTAACGTCTTTACAGATTTTAAGTTGGCAGGGAGTGAAGAG GAGATAGTTGCTGACCAAGAACTTGTGAAGAAAGTGAGTTTGTATCTGAAAGACACTGTGCTTCCGAAGTTTATTCAAGATCTCTGCACACTTGAAGTTTCACCCATGGATGGGCAAACTTTAACTGAGGCACTCCATGCGCATGGAATTAATTTGCGCTATCTGGGAAAA GTGGCTGAGGGGACCAGGAACTTGCCTCATTTATGGGATCTTTGTTCCAATGAGATTGTTGTCAGATGTGCGAAGCACATTCTCAAG GATGTGCTGAGGGATGCTGAGGACCATGATCTTGCAAACACAATCTCACATTTTTGCAACTGTTTGTTAGGAAATATTCAAACTGTATCTAATAAAGGTGGCTCCAACAGTGCACTTTCTAAAAACCAAAAGAAG GACCACATCAGCAACCAGCAAAAGTCGTCCAAACAAGGAAAGCGAAAAAATGTAGTATCTGCCAAGAAGAAGCTGTCCTCCTATTTGAATATTACCTCTGATAGTTTGTGGTCTGACATCCAGGAATTTGCGAAGCTAAAGTATCAG TTCGAGTTGCCTGAGGATGCAAAAATGCTCGTAAAGAAAATTCCAGTTGTACGCAATCTTTGTCAGAAG GTAGGTGCGACCGTTGCAGCTCGTAAATATGACCTTGTCTCTGCTGCACCTTTTCAAGCATCAGATATTATGAATCTCCAACCAGTGGTGAAGCATTCTATCCCAGTTAGTTCAGAAGCTAAGGACCTTGTAGAAACAGGGAAGGCTCAATTAGCTGAG GGTTTGCTTAGTGAGGCGTACACTTTATTTTCTGAAGCATTCACAATACTTCAGCAG GTGACGGGTCCTATGCACCGTGAGGTTGCCAATTGTTGTCG CTACCTTGCTATGGTTCTGTATCATGCTGGAGATATGGCTGGCGCTATAATGCAACAGCACAAGGAACTTATCATAAATGAAAGATGCCTTGGACTGGACCACCCTGACACTGCGCACAG TTACGGAAATATGGCCCTTTTCTACCATGGTCTTAACCAAACAGAACTTGCATTGAGGCACATGTCACGGGCCTTGCTTCTGCTTGGTTTGTCATCAGGTCCTGATCATCCGGATGTTGCTGCAACATTTATAAATGTTGCAATGATGTACCAAGATATAGGAAAGATGGATACAGCACTTCGTTATCTTCAAGAAGCATTGAAAAAGAATGAACGGTTGCTCGGGGAGGAACATATTCAGACTGCTGTTTGTTATCATGCTCTGGCAATTGCATTCAATTGTATGGGTGCTTTCAAGCTCTCACACCAG CATGAAAAGAAAACTTATGACATACTAGCCAAACAGCTCGGAGAGGAGGATTCAAGGACACGTGATTCTCAGAACTGGATGAAAACTTTTAAGATGCGTGAGATACAG ATGAATGCGCAAAAGCAGAAAGGTCAATCTCTGAATGTGGCTTCTGCACAGAAGGCTTATGATATTTTGAAG GCTCATCCTAGCCTGCTACACGCATTTCAAGCTGCTGCTGGAGGTGCTGGTGTTGGTGGCATTAACCAATCATTAAGTTCTGCAGTACTTGGTGATGGGCTTCCTCGAGGAAGAGGAGTTGATGAAAGAGCTGCACGAGCTGCTGCTGAAGTAAGGAAAAAAGCTGCAGCAAGGGGTCTTCTGGTACGTCCCAGTGGTGTTCCTGCAGCGACTTTACCCCCTCTTACCCAGCTACTCAATGTAATAAACTCTGGCGCCGCGCCTGATGCTGCAAAatctaatgaaactaatgaagaaaagaaagaagcgAATGGTAATTCTTCTGATGGACCTGGAGGAGATGCCCAAGCAGATCATTCCAAAACACCAGGACAAGATCAAACTCCTGTTGGTTTAGGAACAGGTTTGGCGGGGTTGGATGCCAAGAAACAAAAATCAAAAGGGAAATCTGCATCTTGA
- the LOC107795389 gene encoding clustered mitochondria protein-like isoform X2, whose amino-acid sequence MAGKSNKGKNRKAVQNLTTASSSEQAAPSDAPVNDTATHAEANGTTGVTPPTDTKTEATESGNGTSGHEAKQGDIHLYPVTVKTQGGDKLELQLSPGDSVMDVRQFLLDAPETCFVTCYDLLLHIKDGSVHHLEDYNEISEVADITTGDCFLEMVPALYDDRSIRAHVHRTRELLSLSTLHSSLSTSLALQHEMGSNNEKSGEPMKADVPELENLGFVEDVSGSVSSLLAAPSKETKCVESIVFSSFNPPPSYRRLSGDLIYLDVVTLEGNKYCVTGTTKTFYVNSSTANVLDPRSNKTGSEATTLIGLFQKISSRFKKAFREILERKASAHPFENVQSMLPPNSWLGSYPIPDHKRDAARAENALTLSFGSELIGMQRDWNEELQSCREFPHTNPQERILRDRALYKVSSDFVDAAISGAIGVINRCIPPINPTDPECFHMYVHNNIFFSFAVDADLEQLPRKQGADSKVEGTGLLHCLSEKTSNNLSQGASEVSNGDEHGDSVVEAVNINLDCPPGVPGETQLAESEQATYASANNDLKGTKSYQEADVPGLYNLAMAIIDYRGHRVVAQSVLPGILQGDKSDSLLYGSVDNGKKICWSDEFHSKVLEAAKRLHLKEHTVLDGSGNEFKLAAPVECKGIVGSDDRHYLLDLMRVTPRDANYSGPGSRFCILRPELITAFCQAEVAERSKSKCESEGEVPVASDSSTVNNTEELQTTDGVAPAEVDSNKGEKSVKDAGNNCCSHSGRTDTEDILFNPNVFTDFKLAGSEEEIVADQELVKKVSLYLKDTVLPKFIQDLCTLEVSPMDGQTLTEALHAHGINLRYLGKVAEGTRNLPHLWDLCSNEIVVRCAKHILKDVLRDAEDHDLANTISHFCNCLLGNIQTVSNKGGSNSALSKNQKKDHISNQQKSSKQGKRKNVVSAKKKLSSYLNITSDSLWSDIQEFAKLKYQFELPEDAKMLVKKIPVVRNLCQKVGATVAARKYDLVSAAPFQASDIMNLQPVVKHSIPVSSEAKDLVETGKAQLAEGLLSEAYTLFSEAFTILQQVTGPMHREVANCCRYLAMVLYHAGDMAGAIMQQHKELIINERCLGLDHPDTAHSYGNMALFYHGLNQTELALRHMSRALLLLGLSSGPDHPDVAATFINVAMMYQDIGKMDTALRYLQEALKKNERLLGEEHIQTAVCYHALAIAFNCMGAFKLSHQHEKKTYDILAKQLGEEDSRTRDSQNWMKTFKMREIQMNAQKQKGQSLNVASAQKAYDILKAHPSLLHAFQAAAGGAGVGGINQSLSSAVLGDGLPRGRGVDERAARAAAEVRKKAAARGLLVRPSGVPAATLPPLTQLLNVINSGAAPDAAKSNETNEEKKEANGNSSDGPGGDAQADHSKTPGQDQTPVGLGTGLAGLDAKKQKSKGKSAS is encoded by the exons ATGGCCGGGAAATCAAACAAAGGGAAGAATAGGAAGGCAGTTCAAAATCTGACCACTGCCAGTTCGTCAGAGCAAGCAGCACCTTCTGATGCTCCGGTGAATGATACTGCAACGCATGCGGAGGCTAATGGAACAACAGGTGTGACTCCACCAACTGATACAAAGACGGAGGCAACAGAGTCTGGAAATGGGACCTCTGGACACGAGGCAAAGCAAG GTGACATCCATCTCTATCCTGTTACTGTTAAAACCCAAGGAGGGGATAAGCTAGAGCTACAA TTGAGTCCTGGGGATTCTGTTATGGATGTGCGGCAGTTTCTTCTTGATGCTCCAGAGACATGCTTCGTTACATGCTATGATCTATTGCTGCATATAAAGGATGGTTCTGTTCATCATCTGGAAGATTATAATGAAATCTCCGAAGTAGCTGATATCACCACAGGAGACTGCTTCCTGGAGATGGTGCCAG CACTGTACGATGATCGATCCATAAGAGCTCATGTTCACCGTACTCGAGAATTGCTCTCTCTTTCCACATTGCATTCCTCACTATCAACATCACTTGCACTGCAGCATGAAATGGGAAGTAACAACGAGAAATCTGGAG AGCCTATGAAAGCTGATGTACCTGAACTTGAAAACTTGGGTTTTGTGGAGGATGTTTCTGGTTCAGTCTCTAGCTTGTTGGCAGCACCTTCAAAGGAAACTAAATGTGTTGAGAGCATTGTGTTCTCTTCGTTTAATCCTCCTCCTAGCTACAGAAg GCTTTCTGGAGACTTGATTTATTTGGATGTAGTAACACTAGAAGGAAATAAGTATTGTGTTACTGGAACAACCAAAACATTTTATGTTAATTCCAGCACTGCGAATGTTCTTGATCCAAGGTCTAATAAAACTGGTTCAGAAGCAACTACTCTTATTGGGCTCTTTCAAAAGATTAGCTCCAGATTTAAGAAAG CTTTTCGTGAAATATTGGAGCGGAAGGCTTCTGCACATCCTTTTGAGAATGTTCAATCTATGCTACCACCAAATTCGTGGCTTGGGTCATATCCTATCCCTG ATCACAAACGTGATGCAGCACGGGCAGAGAATGCACTTACACTTTCTTTTGGAAGTGAGCTGATTGGCATGCAAAGGGATTGGAATGAAGAGTTACAATCTTGTCGGGAATTCCCCCATACAAACCcccaggaaag GATACTGCGAGATAGGGCCCTGTACAAAGTCAGTTCGGACTTTGTAGATGCTGCAATTAGTGGTGCTATTGGAGTTATCAACAGGTGTATTCCCCCAATTAATCCAACTGATCCAGAGTGCTTTCATAT GTACGTTCACAATAATATATTCTTCAGCTTTGCTGTTGATGCGGATCTCGAGCAACTGCCCCGAAAGCAGGGAGCTGATTCTAAAGTTGAGGGCACAGGCTTATTACATTGTTTGTCGGAGAAGACCTCCAACAATTTGTCACAGGGCGCCTCTGAAGTCTCTAATGGAGATGAGCATGGCGACTCAGTTGTAGAAGCTGTAAACATCAACTTGGATTGTCCTCCTGGAGTGCCTGGTGAAACTCAGTTGGCAGAAAGTGAGCAAGCCACTTATGCAAGTGCAAATAATGACTTGAAAGGCACAAAATCATATCAGGAAGCTGATGTCCCTGGATTATACAACCTTGCTATGGCGATAATTGATTATAGAGGTCATAGAGTGGTGGCTCAG AGTGTTTTACCTGGTATCCTTCAAGGTGACAAATCAGATTCCCTCTTATACGGGTCTGTTGATAATGGCAAGAAAATCTGCTGGAGTGACGAGTTCCATTCCAAG GTGCTAGAAGCTGCAAAACGTCTGCACTTGAAGGAACACACTGTCCTTGATGGATCTGGAAATGAATTCAAATTAGCCGCACCAGTGGAATGCAAGGGCATTGTTGGTAGCGATGACAG GCATTATCTGTTGGACTTGATGAGAGTCACTCCTCGTGATGCAAATTATAGTGGTCCAGGTTCCAGATTTTGTATTTTGCGACCTGAATTGATAACTGCGTTTTGCCAA GCTGAAGTTGCTGAGAGGTCAAAATCGAAGTGCGAGTCAGAGGGGGAGGTACCAGTGGCCTCTGATTCTTCAACAGTAAATAACACTGAAGAATTACAAACAACCGATGGTGTTGCCCCAGCTGAAGTCGACAGCAATAAG GGAGAAAAAAGTGTGAAGGATGCTGGTAACAATTGCTGTTCTCACTCGGGAAGAACGGATACTGAGGATATACTTTTCAATCCTAACGTCTTTACAGATTTTAAGTTGGCAGGGAGTGAAGAG GAGATAGTTGCTGACCAAGAACTTGTGAAGAAAGTGAGTTTGTATCTGAAAGACACTGTGCTTCCGAAGTTTATTCAAGATCTCTGCACACTTGAAGTTTCACCCATGGATGGGCAAACTTTAACTGAGGCACTCCATGCGCATGGAATTAATTTGCGCTATCTGGGAAAA GTGGCTGAGGGGACCAGGAACTTGCCTCATTTATGGGATCTTTGTTCCAATGAGATTGTTGTCAGATGTGCGAAGCACATTCTCAAG GATGTGCTGAGGGATGCTGAGGACCATGATCTTGCAAACACAATCTCACATTTTTGCAACTGTTTGTTAGGAAATATTCAAACTGTATCTAATAAAGGTGGCTCCAACAGTGCACTTTCTAAAAACCAAAAGAAG GACCACATCAGCAACCAGCAAAAGTCGTCCAAACAAGGAAAGCGAAAAAATGTAGTATCTGCCAAGAAGAAGCTGTCCTCCTATTTGAATATTACCTCTGATAGTTTGTGGTCTGACATCCAGGAATTTGCGAAGCTAAAGTATCAG TTCGAGTTGCCTGAGGATGCAAAAATGCTCGTAAAGAAAATTCCAGTTGTACGCAATCTTTGTCAGAAG GTAGGTGCGACCGTTGCAGCTCGTAAATATGACCTTGTCTCTGCTGCACCTTTTCAAGCATCAGATATTATGAATCTCCAACCAGTGGTGAAGCATTCTATCCCAGTTAGTTCAGAAGCTAAGGACCTTGTAGAAACAGGGAAGGCTCAATTAGCTGAG GGTTTGCTTAGTGAGGCGTACACTTTATTTTCTGAAGCATTCACAATACTTCAGCAG GTGACGGGTCCTATGCACCGTGAGGTTGCCAATTGTTGTCG CTACCTTGCTATGGTTCTGTATCATGCTGGAGATATGGCTGGCGCTATAATGCAACAGCACAAGGAACTTATCATAAATGAAAGATGCCTTGGACTGGACCACCCTGACACTGCGCACAG TTACGGAAATATGGCCCTTTTCTACCATGGTCTTAACCAAACAGAACTTGCATTGAGGCACATGTCACGGGCCTTGCTTCTGCTTGGTTTGTCATCAGGTCCTGATCATCCGGATGTTGCTGCAACATTTATAAATGTTGCAATGATGTACCAAGATATAGGAAAGATGGATACAGCACTTCGTTATCTTCAAGAAGCATTGAAAAAGAATGAACGGTTGCTCGGGGAGGAACATATTCAGACTGCTGTTTGTTATCATGCTCTGGCAATTGCATTCAATTGTATGGGTGCTTTCAAGCTCTCACACCAG CATGAAAAGAAAACTTATGACATACTAGCCAAACAGCTCGGAGAGGAGGATTCAAGGACACGTGATTCTCAGAACTGGATGAAAACTTTTAAGATGCGTGAGATACAG ATGAATGCGCAAAAGCAGAAAGGTCAATCTCTGAATGTGGCTTCTGCACAGAAGGCTTATGATATTTTGAAG GCTCATCCTAGCCTGCTACACGCATTTCAAGCTGCTGCTGGAGGTGCTGGTGTTGGTGGCATTAACCAATCATTAAGTTCTGCAGTACTTGGTGATGGGCTTCCTCGAGGAAGAGGAGTTGATGAAAGAGCTGCACGAGCTGCTGCTGAAGTAAGGAAAAAAGCTGCAGCAAGGGGTCTTCTGGTACGTCCCAGTGGTGTTCCTGCAGCGACTTTACCCCCTCTTACCCAGCTACTCAATGTAATAAACTCTGGCGCCGCGCCTGATGCTGCAAAatctaatgaaactaatgaagaaaagaaagaagcgAATGGTAATTCTTCTGATGGACCTGGAGGAGATGCCCAAGCAGATCATTCCAAAACACCAGGACAAGATCAAACTCCTGTTGGTTTAGGAACAGGTTTGGCGGGGTTGGATGCCAAGAAACAAAAATCAAAAGGGAAATCTGCATCTTGA